The Nocardioides sp. cx-173 genome segment GGCGAGGAGCAGGACCGGCGCGCCGGTCTCCGTGGCCGCCTCCAGGAAGGCACCGAAGCCGGCGGGCCGGCGCCGGAAGCCCACGAGCACGATCGCGTCGCCGGGGCCGACGTCGGCCAGCTCCTCGCCCAGCACCTGCCCCGGGACCGGCGCGACCCGGACGTCGCCGCGCACGTGGGCGAGCTGCTGGCGCAGGTGGAGCGCCACGGGGTGGGAGTTGCGCCAGCCGACGACCAGGACCCGGCGGGCGGACGCCACCAGCTCCACGGCGGGGGTCAGCGCCGGGTGCTCGACCGCCCGGCGCAGCGCCTCGGCCTCGCGGGCCAGGTGGGCGGGCAGGTCCGCGCCGCCCCGGAGCAGCCGCGGCTCGCCGCCGTGACGGCTCTCGCGCAGCTGCTCGCGGACCTCGCCGAAGTCGGCGTACCCCAGGCTCCGGAACAGCCGGCTCATCGTCGCCTTGGAGACTCCGGCCAGTGAGGCGAGCTCGGCGGCGCGGTACGTCGCCAGGTCGTCGAGGTGCTCCAGCAGCGTGGCCGCCGCCCGGCGCTCCTGGGGGGAGAGGTCGCGGTGGCGCGACGCGATCCGCTCGTCGATCCTCATGCGCTCCTCCGCTCGGCGACGGCCAGCACGGCGTGCTCCAGGGCGTCGATGGCCGCCGCCACGTCGACCTCGCGCACGTCCTCGTCGGGGTGGTGGCTGATGCCGTCGAAGCAGCGCACGAACAGCATCCCGACGTCGGTGACCGCGGCCATCGCCATCGCGTCGTGGCCGGCGCGGCTCCACAGCCCGAGCGGCTCGGCGAGGCCGGCGGCGCGGATGCCGTCGACCACCGCCTGCTGCAGCCAGGGCGCGCACGGCACCGCCGGCGCGCGGTGCACCTCGAGCGCCTCGAAGCGCAGCCCGCGGGCGTCGCACAGGCCGCGGACCTCGGCCTCCAGCCGCTCCCACATCGCGTCGCGCTCCCGGTCGGTGGCGGCGCGCAGGTCGAGGCTCAGGTCCGCGCGGCCGGGGATCACGTTGACCGCTCCGGGGGTGACCTCGATCCGCCCGACCGTGGCGATGCACTCCGAGGCCTTGGCCAGCCGCTCGATGGCGACGATCGCCTCGCTCGCACCGACGAGCGCGTCGCGGCGCCGGGCGTACGGCGTCCCACCCGCGTGGCGCGCCTCGCCAACGACGGAGAGCCGGAAGCGCCGGGCGCCGGCGATCGCGGTGACGTAGCCGAGCGGCTCGTCGCGCGCCTCCAGGTAGGGGCCCTGCTCGATGTGGGCCTCGAGGTAGCCGACCAGGCTCTCGGGCGGCCGCGCGGCCTCCCCGACGCGGCGCGGGTCCAGGCCGAAGTCGTGGAAGGCCCGGTGCAGCGTGACGCCGTCGCGGTCGCGCAGGTCCCACCACTCCTCGTCCCAGGCTCCGGCCACGGCCTGGGAGCCGAGCAGCGCGGTCCCGAAGCGGGCGCCCTCCTCGTCGCCGAAGCCGATGACCTCCAGCGCGAACGGCAGCGTGTCGGCCCGGTCGCCGAGGCGCGCGACCACCGCGATCGCCATGACCACGCCGAGCATCCCGTCGTAGGAGCCGGCGTCGGGGACCGTGTCGAGGTGGGAGCCCAGCAGCAGCGCGGGCAGGCCCGGCTCCCGGCCCTCGCGGCGACCGCAGACGTTGCCGGCCGCGTCGGTCCAGGTGCTCAGCCCCGCCGCCTCCATCCACCCGGCCGCGGCGGCGTTGGCCCGCGCGTGCTCGGGGCTGAGGTGGACCCGCTCCAGGGCGGGGGCGCATGAGGTGAACCGGTCCAGCTCGGCGCAGCGGGCGAGCACCTCGGCGGCGTCGCTCATGCGCCGGCGTCCGCGTAGGTCTCCTGGGCGGCGCCCACCCCGCCGCCGGCGGTCACCGGCGCACCGGCCGCGCGCAGCACCTGCTCGAGCGCGGCCAGGGTCATCAGGACGGCGTCCTTGCGGGCGTTGTAGCCCATGGTGCCGATCCGCCACACCTTGCCGTGCAGCGGTCCGAACGAGGTGCCGAGCTCGATGCCGAAGTCGGCCAGCAGGCCGGCCCGTGTGCGGTCGCCGTCCACGCCGTCGGGGATGTGGACGGCCACGACGTTGTGCATCTTGTGCGCGGGGTCGCCGAACACGGTGAGGCCCAGGCCGCGTACGCCGGCGAGCATGGCCGCGCCGTGGCGCCGGTGCCGGGCGACGGCCTCCGCGAGGCCCTCCTCGACCAGCAGGCGCGCGCACTCGCGGGCGCCGTAGAGCATCGTCGTGGCCTCGGTGTGGTGGTTGAGCCGGCGCGGGCCCCAGTAGTCCATGACCTGCGCGAGGTCGAGGTAGTTCGACGCGATGCGCACGCCGCGGTCGGAGTCGCCGGGCTCGCGGATCCCGGCCTCGACGTGCTTGCGCTGCTCGATGACCGCCGCCGCCCGGGGCGAGATCGTGATCGGCGCGCTGCCGGACGGGCCGCCCAGGCACTTCTGCAGGCCGGCGGTCACGACGTCCAGGCCCCAGGCGTCGGAGCGGAGCTCGTTGCCGCCGATCGAGGCGGTCGCGTCGCAGTACAGCAGGACGTCGTGGCGGCGGCAGATCTCGCCCAGGTCGGCCAGCGGCTGGCACATCGTCGTGGAGGTGTCGCCCTGCACGACCGCGAGCACCTTGGGGCGGGTCGCGACCACGGCCTCCTCGATGGCGGCCGGGTCGACCACCTGGCCCCACGGGACCTCGACGGTGTGCACCTGCGCCCCGCACCGGGTGGCGATCTCGGCGAGCAGGTGCCCGAAGCGCCCGAACACCGGCACCAGCACCCGGTCGCCCGGCTCCAGCAGCGAGACCAGCGCGGCCTCGATCCCCGCGCGCGACGTGCCGTCGACGACGAACGTCTGCTCGTTGGCGGTCTCGAAGACCTCGCGGTACAGCGCCATCGTCTCGTTCATCGTCCGCGTCATGAACGGGTCGTACTGCCCCACCAGCTGGGCCGACATCGCCCGCAGCACCCGCGGGTCGGCCGTGCTCGGGCCGGGCCCCATGAGCAGCCGTGCCGGCGGGTCCACGGGGCCGAGTTCGGTCATGCGAGGACTGTATGAAACGTCCGTTTCGCGAGTGTTTCGGCTGTGCGGCGACGGAGGTCCGGGTCGAGCCGGGTCGTCAGGGGCGGGGGAGCGGCCGGCCCCAGTGGTGGTCGGGGCGGTCGGGATCGAGGAGCCGGCCGCGGGAGACGGTGTGGGTGACGCGACCGGCGTACCGCTGGCCGTCGTACGCCGAGAGCGGGTTGCGGTGGGCCAGGCGCGCGGCGTCGACGACCAGCTCGACGGTGGGGTCGTAGACGGCGAGGTCGGCGTCGGCCCCGGGCGCGATGCGGCCCTTGGCGCCCAGGCCGACGAGGTCGGCGGTGTGCCGCGACATCCACCGGCTCACCCGCTCCAGGCCGAGGCCGCGGCGCCGGGCCTCGTGGGCCACCGCGGCCAGCCCGACCTGCAGCCCGGACACCCCGCCCCAGGCCTGCTGCAGGTCGCCGTCGCCGCGTCCCTTCTCCTGCGCCGTCGCCGGGGAGTGGTCGCTGACGACGCAGTCGATGACGCCGTCGGCCAGGCCCTGCCACAGCAGGTCGCGGTTGCCGGCGTCGCGGATCGGCGGACAGCACTTGAACTCCGCGGCGCCGTCGGGGATGCTCTCGGCCGCGAAGCAGAGGTAGTGCGGGCAGGTCTCGACCGTCACCGGCAGCCCCTCGGCGCGGGCATCGGCGAGGAGGTCGAGGGCTCGCGCGCTGGACAGGTGCAGGACGTGCACGCGCGCTCCGGTCTCGCGCGCCCCGTCGAGGACCTGGCGGATGGCGGCGGTCTCCGCCTCGTCGGGGCGGCTGAGCAGGAAGTCCGCGTAGGCCCGGCTCGGTGGCGCCGGCGAGCGCTCCAGCACTTCCGCGTCCTCGGCGTGCACGATCATCGGCGCCCCGAGCCGGGCCACCTCGCGCAGCGCCGCGTGGAAGGCCGAGGGGTCCAGCGGTGGGAACTCCGCCACCCCGGACGGCGACAGGAAGCACTTGAAGCCGAAGACGCCGGCCTCCCACAGTGGCTCGAGGTCGCCGACGTTGCCCGGCACCGCGCCGCCCCAGAACCCCACGTCGACCATGAGCTCGCCCTCGGCGGCGCGCTGCTTGGCGCGCAGTCCGACCAGCGTGGTGGTCGGCGGGAGGGAGTTGAGCGGCATGTCGACCAGCGTCGTGACGCCTCCCAGCGCGGCCGCCCGGGTCGCGGTGACGAACCCCTCCCACTCGGTGCGGCCGGGCTCGTTGACGTGGACGTGGGTGTCGACGACGCCCGGCAGGACGTACGCCGCGTCGTCGACCGCGAGCACCGCGCCGGTGGCCTCGGCGTCGTACGGCGCCACCGCGGCCACCCGACCGTCGGCGAGGCGGAGCGTGGCCGGGACGAACGCGTCGCCGATCAGCACGCGGCGGGCGCGCACGGCGTCGAGCCGCATCAGGCGCCCTCGCGCAGCACCGTCGCCTGGATCAGGCCGTAGGGCCGGTCGGCGGCGAAGAAGACCTCGCCGGGGTTGTCCAGACCGAAGGGCTCCAGGTCGACCAGGAAGTGGTGCTTGTTGGGGCACGACAGGCTGATCTCGGCCACCTCGCCGAACCGCTCCAGCACCTCCTTGCCCATCTCGAAGATGGTCTGCTGCAGCGCGAGCGAGTGCACCGACGCGAAGGTCGACAGCAGGGTGTCGCGGATGCCGGCGTACAGGCCGTCGTAGTCGGGGCCGTCGTAGTCCGGGCCGTCGTGGGGGCCCGTCTCGACGTAGCGCCAGGTCGCGGTGAGGCTGGTGGCGAGGATCCGGTCGGTCGTCTCCGGCAGCGTCGTGTAGCCGTCGCGGGGGAACCCGCCGAACTCCGAGCCGGTGCTCTTGAGGATCGTGCAGTCCTTGAGCCCCGCCACGACGGTGCTCCGCTCGCCGTCGAGGGTGACCACGGCGGTGCGGGTCTCGCGGCCGCTGCGCAGGAACGAGTGGTCGTGCGGTGCGCCGTCGGCGACGATGCGCTCCCATGCGAACACCTCCGTCGAGAAGTCCCCGCCGGTGACCCAGTCGAACTCCTCGACGAAGTGCCGCCCCACGGTCGTCAGGAACTCCTCGGGCGAGGCGATCGGGTGCCTGCGGGCGAACGCGTAGACGGTGTTCTTCTGGGTGTCGGTGGCGACCACCTGGGAGTTGTCGCCGTCGGTGTGGCAGGCCGCGAAGTCGCCGCGCAGCTGGGTGGTGACGTTGAGGTCCTGCAGCTCGTGGACCGGGGTGTCCCGTCTGACCCGCACCAGCCGGCACTCCGCCTTGCCGTACTGGTTCGCCCCCAGGACGATGTCGCCCGCGGCCATGTCAGCTCCCTCGGTAGGTGGTGTAGGAGTACGGGCTCAGCAGCAGCGCCAGGTGGTAGTGCTCCTCGGCCTCCGCCTGGAACGTGAGCCCGACGAGCGGGTAGAGGGTCGCCCGCCCGGCGGCGGCGAACCAGTCGCCGGTCTCGAACGACAGGGTGTGCGCACCGGGCTGGAGGTCGACCTCGAAACGGAGCCGCCCGTCGGCGTCGGTGGCCCCGGTGGCGAGGACCTCGCCCGCCGGTCCGCCCAGGTGCACGCGCAGCCCCGCCGCGGGCCGGCCCAGCGCCGCGTCCAGCACGTGCGTCGAGCAGGTCGTCATGGCGTCACGCTGTCGTCCAGCCGCAGCATCGCGATCTCCTTCAGCTGGCCCATGGTGACCAGCAGCTCGGTGTCGGGGTCGTGGCGCAGCCGCTGCTCGAGCAGTGCGAGCATCTCCTCGGCGCTGCGCCCCTTGGCGCGGACCAGGTAGATCCGCCCGAACGTCTCCTCGTAGCGGCGGTTGCCCTCGGCGAGGCGCGCCAGGACGTCGTCGTCCTCGGGGACGCCGGCCTGCTCGGCGCGCGACATCGCCGCGCTGGCGCCGTCGCCGGCGGCGCGCTCGCCGATGCGGGGATGGCCGGCCAGCGCGGCGGTCACCTCCTCGGGCGTCCAGGCATCGGCGTACGCCGCGGCGGCGGCCCGCAGGGCGGGCACGTCGGCGTACGGTCGCGCCCCGACGACCGCCGCGGCCCAGGCCGGGACGTCCGCCCACCCCCGCACGAGCGCGGTGGCCTCGTCGGTGCTTGCGGCGTTGAGCTCACCCAGCTGCACGGCTCCTCCTGTCGTGAACGGTAGGTGCTGGACGGCGCTCACGGCGCGAGCTCGCAGGCGAGCGCCAGCAGGTCGCGGTCGCGACCGGGCGCCGCGACCAGGCAGGCCCCGGCGGGCAACCGGTCACGGGTCTGCAGGGGCACGCTCAGCGCGGGGAGGCCGGCGATGCCGGCCAGGCAGGTGAGCCGCATCGTGGCCTCGCGCACGGCCTGCAGACCCTCGCCGAGCGGGGGCGCCACCGACGAGGCCGACGGCAGCACCAGCACCCGGTCGCCCACGAGCGCCCGGATCGCCTCGCGCGCCGCGGCCACTCCCGAAGCAGCCTCGGCCGCCTGGTCGGCGGTGACCGTGGCGGCGTAGGCGAACCGCGCCCGCACGTCCTCGCCCAGGGTGTCCAGCCGACCGGTGAGCCACTCGCCGTGCGCGGCCCACGCCTCCGCGGCCTGTGCGGTGAGGAACGCGCCGAGCCAGGCGTCGTGGTCGCTCAGGTCCCAGTCCTCGCCCGTCGCCCCGAGCTCCGCGGCGTACGCCGACACCGCCTCGCCCACGTCGGGCTCGGCGAGCGCCAGCAGACCCGGCACGACGACCAGGTCGCGCCCGCCGCCGGGACTCTCCGGCAGCAGCACGTCGCCCACCGCGGCCAGCCGGTCCGCGTCGCGGGTCAGCCACCCGACCGCGTCGAAGGACGGCGAGAGCGGCACCATCCCGAGCCTCGGCACCAGGTCGTGGGTGGTGCGCAGGCCGTAGAGACCCTGGTAGGACGCCGGGACGCGGATCGAGCCGCCGGTGTCGCTGCCCAGCCCGATCGTCGCGTGGCCCAGCGAGACCGCCGAGGCCGAGCCGGAGGACGACCCACCCGGCACCCGGTGAGGGGCCTTCGGGTTGGGTGGGGTGCCGTAGTGGGCGTTGGCGCCGGCCAGTGAGTAGGCGAGCTCGTCGGTGCGGGCGATCCCGCGCAGGTCGGCGCCGGCGTCCAGGAGGGCCGAGACGACGCCCGCGTGCTGTGGCTCGGTGGGCGCGGCG includes the following:
- a CDS encoding MurR/RpiR family transcriptional regulator is translated as MRIDERIASRHRDLSPQERRAAATLLEHLDDLATYRAAELASLAGVSKATMSRLFRSLGYADFGEVREQLRESRHGGEPRLLRGGADLPAHLAREAEALRRAVEHPALTPAVELVASARRVLVVGWRNSHPVALHLRQQLAHVRGDVRVAPVPGQVLGEELADVGPGDAIVLVGFRRRPAGFGAFLEAATETGAPVLLLADPTAIEHARRATLWLECSIATELAFDSYAAAMSLVSVLADGVLTACGQGAQDRISGISRTYARLAEIEA
- the allB gene encoding allantoinase AllB; its protein translation is MRLDAVRARRVLIGDAFVPATLRLADGRVAAVAPYDAEATGAVLAVDDAAYVLPGVVDTHVHVNEPGRTEWEGFVTATRAAALGGVTTLVDMPLNSLPPTTTLVGLRAKQRAAEGELMVDVGFWGGAVPGNVGDLEPLWEAGVFGFKCFLSPSGVAEFPPLDPSAFHAALREVARLGAPMIVHAEDAEVLERSPAPPSRAYADFLLSRPDEAETAAIRQVLDGARETGARVHVLHLSSARALDLLADARAEGLPVTVETCPHYLCFAAESIPDGAAEFKCCPPIRDAGNRDLLWQGLADGVIDCVVSDHSPATAQEKGRGDGDLQQAWGGVSGLQVGLAAVAHEARRRGLGLERVSRWMSRHTADLVGLGAKGRIAPGADADLAVYDPTVELVVDAARLAHRNPLSAYDGQRYAGRVTHTVSRGRLLDPDRPDHHWGRPLPRP
- a CDS encoding AtzH-like domain-containing protein — translated: MSTAPMGAARPDGLEAAFWEYERALMADDVETLDRLFAPGPTTLRGDAAGLLVGHDRISAFRGARGGAPQRRIVQTHVQAIGDDAALVVAVTELARGGRGQQTQLWARQDGRWVVTAAHVSVPPPAFDPRIWRVVGDPLVRGAAEGPLAGESVAVKDLYAVAGQAVGAGNPARLAAAPTEPQHAGVVSALLDAGADLRGIARTDELAYSLAGANAHYGTPPNPKAPHRVPGGSSSGSASAVSLGHATIGLGSDTGGSIRVPASYQGLYGLRTTHDLVPRLGMVPLSPSFDAVGWLTRDADRLAAVGDVLLPESPGGGRDLVVVPGLLALAEPDVGEAVSAYAAELGATGEDWDLSDHDAWLGAFLTAQAAEAWAAHGEWLTGRLDTLGEDVRARFAYAATVTADQAAEAASGVAAAREAIRALVGDRVLVLPSASSVAPPLGEGLQAVREATMRLTCLAGIAGLPALSVPLQTRDRLPAGACLVAAPGRDRDLLALACELAP
- the uraH gene encoding hydroxyisourate hydrolase, with the protein product MTTCSTHVLDAALGRPAAGLRVHLGGPAGEVLATGATDADGRLRFEVDLQPGAHTLSFETGDWFAAAGRATLYPLVGLTFQAEAEEHYHLALLLSPYSYTTYRGS
- a CDS encoding allantoate amidohydrolase, with protein sequence MSDAAEVLARCAELDRFTSCAPALERVHLSPEHARANAAAAGWMEAAGLSTWTDAAGNVCGRREGREPGLPALLLGSHLDTVPDAGSYDGMLGVVMAIAVVARLGDRADTLPFALEVIGFGDEEGARFGTALLGSQAVAGAWDEEWWDLRDRDGVTLHRAFHDFGLDPRRVGEAARPPESLVGYLEAHIEQGPYLEARDEPLGYVTAIAGARRFRLSVVGEARHAGGTPYARRRDALVGASEAIVAIERLAKASECIATVGRIEVTPGAVNVIPGRADLSLDLRAATDRERDAMWERLEAEVRGLCDARGLRFEALEVHRAPAVPCAPWLQQAVVDGIRAAGLAEPLGLWSRAGHDAMAMAAVTDVGMLFVRCFDGISHHPDEDVREVDVAAAIDALEHAVLAVAERRSA
- the uraD gene encoding 2-oxo-4-hydroxy-4-carboxy-5-ureidoimidazoline decarboxylase; translation: MQLGELNAASTDEATALVRGWADVPAWAAAVVGARPYADVPALRAAAAAYADAWTPEEVTAALAGHPRIGERAAGDGASAAMSRAEQAGVPEDDDVLARLAEGNRRYEETFGRIYLVRAKGRSAEEMLALLEQRLRHDPDTELLVTMGQLKEIAMLRLDDSVTP
- the pucL gene encoding factor-independent urate hydroxylase — protein: MAAGDIVLGANQYGKAECRLVRVRRDTPVHELQDLNVTTQLRGDFAACHTDGDNSQVVATDTQKNTVYAFARRHPIASPEEFLTTVGRHFVEEFDWVTGGDFSTEVFAWERIVADGAPHDHSFLRSGRETRTAVVTLDGERSTVVAGLKDCTILKSTGSEFGGFPRDGYTTLPETTDRILATSLTATWRYVETGPHDGPDYDGPDYDGLYAGIRDTLLSTFASVHSLALQQTIFEMGKEVLERFGEVAEISLSCPNKHHFLVDLEPFGLDNPGEVFFAADRPYGLIQATVLREGA
- a CDS encoding pyridoxal-phosphate-dependent aminotransferase family protein is translated as MTELGPVDPPARLLMGPGPSTADPRVLRAMSAQLVGQYDPFMTRTMNETMALYREVFETANEQTFVVDGTSRAGIEAALVSLLEPGDRVLVPVFGRFGHLLAEIATRCGAQVHTVEVPWGQVVDPAAIEEAVVATRPKVLAVVQGDTSTTMCQPLADLGEICRRHDVLLYCDATASIGGNELRSDAWGLDVVTAGLQKCLGGPSGSAPITISPRAAAVIEQRKHVEAGIREPGDSDRGVRIASNYLDLAQVMDYWGPRRLNHHTEATTMLYGARECARLLVEEGLAEAVARHRRHGAAMLAGVRGLGLTVFGDPAHKMHNVVAVHIPDGVDGDRTRAGLLADFGIELGTSFGPLHGKVWRIGTMGYNARKDAVLMTLAALEQVLRAAGAPVTAGGGVGAAQETYADAGA